A genome region from Mercenaria mercenaria strain notata chromosome 11, MADL_Memer_1, whole genome shotgun sequence includes the following:
- the LOC123532616 gene encoding uncharacterized protein LOC123532616 yields MVATFNMIPWTVLYLFISFNLRVIAVDKQMEEPVCTSRFDYEYKMLHKMVELETEQNKIKELMAELNKLPNILKEESLQTQAIVDRVEKRLKEIDAKKSFGVAGNTYVRWGRTECPGNGTDMVYKGYAGGGRYDKKGSASTYLCLPEEPVWGVYEDSEQVAGTVYGAEYELYNRNMDKFFGKTLLDNDVPCCVCRTKRPSVIMLPGRNICYDGWILEYSGYLTSGHDTHHATEFVCLDGEPEIIGGGASDVNGKLFYFVEARCGSLRCPPYVNGRELTCAVCSK; encoded by the exons ATGGTGGCTACATTTAATATGATACCGTGGACAGTACTATATTTATTCATATCGTTTAACCTACGTGTAATTGCAGTGGACAAACAAATGGAGGAACCTGTATGTACATCTAGATTTGACTACGaatataaaatgttacataaaatggTGGAGCttgaaacagaacaaaacaaaataaaggaaTTAATGGCAGAACTGAACAAGCTACCAAACATACTTAAAG AAGAGAGCCTTCAAACTCAAGCAATAGTAGACCGTGTAGAAAAAAGGCTGAAAGAGATAGACGCAAAAAAGTCGTTCGGTGTGGCAGGAAACACATACGTCCGCTGGGGAAGAACAGAATGTCCTGGAAATGGGACAGACATGGTGTACAAGGGGTATGCAGGTGGTGGGCGTTATGACAAAAAAGGTTCAGCAAGCACTTATTTATGTTTACCCGAGGAACCAGTGTGGGGTGTGTATGAAGATTCAGAGCAGGTGGCTGGAACTGTCTATGGAGCAGAGTATGAACTCTACAATAGAAATATGGATAAGTTCTTTGGAAAGACCTTGCTCGACAACGATGTGCCATGCTGTGTCTGTAGGACAAAGCGGCCAAGTGTTATTATGTTACCAGGTCGAAACATCTGTTATGACGGTTGGATATTGGAATATAGCGGATATCTCACAAGCGGACATGACACCCATCATGCAACcgaatttgtttgtttggatgGTGAGCCGGAGATTATCGGCGGAGGAGCTTCTGATGTCAATGGAAAGTTGTTCTATTTTGTTGAGGCACGCTGTGGGTCATTGCGATGTCCACCTTACGTGAACGGACGGGAACTTACATGTGCTGTGTGCTCAAAATAA